ACATCCGACCGTCGGCAATCGCGGGAGTACCCAGAATGGAATCGCCCATGTCGTTCTTAGCAAGAATCTTTTGCTCCGGGCCGTCTTCCAACACAACGATCTTGCCGTTCTCGCCAGCGACATAAATCTTCCCATCGCCGAAAATCGGAGACGCGAAATATTCACTTTCGTTTTGAATTCGCTTGGGTCCCCAGAGCTTTTTGCCTTTCCCCACTTCATAACAGGTTGAAATCCCGCCTCCCTTGACCAGAAACATGCGATCTGCCGTGACTAAAGGCGAGACAATGTGGTCGGTGTGTTTGGTTGGATGTTTCCAGAGTAAATGTGATTTGGTCACATCACCTCTACCACCACCTTTCACTGCCAGGATAAACTGCTGTGCCGGTTCTTCTCCAAACTTCGCACCTGCCTCATTACCCGGTGGCAGAAACGCGATGTCCAGTTCTTTGCCTTCCAGGGCACCATCTTTATTCAGGTCTCCCCGATCAAATGTCTTTTTATAAAAGGCCTCGGGTACTTTGACTTTGCCGACAAACGCCTGAATTTCGTCTTTGGTCACTTTCCCATCGCTGTTGCCCGTCTCCCAACGATCGATAGAAGCCAGCCACTGATTGGCAATCCCACCACTTTGGAGTGCTACATAAATAATGCCATCACGGCTGACAGGGGTCGTTTTAATATTGCGTAACAATGTACGGGCACTCCAGAGCCGCTTACCGGTTTTCGGATCGTAGCCGATCAACTTGCCGGTTCCGGCAACAATAATCTCGTCGCCCTTGTCAGTTTCACAAATCACCGGATGTGAATAGTTCACAGCCTGATCGCTGCGATCATCTTTCCAGACAATCTTTCCGGTTGCCTTGTCGAATGCATAGAACGCAGGTGCCAGGTCATCGTCCTGACAGAAGAGTACCAAATCTTTATAAAGCGTAGGGGACATACCCGCCCCCCATTTGAATACAAAATAAGGCACAGGAAGTTTCTTTTGCCAGATGTCAGCTCCTGTTTCTGCGTCAACAGCCAACATGCCGAGCGTACTGAAGTAGAAGTAAACGCGTTCGTCGTCGGCAGCGGGTGTCGTTGCGGCAAAGCTGTTAGTCTTATGAATCTCGAGCAGTTCGCCGGTCTTCCAGACACGTTCCCACATTTTTTTCCCGGTCGCGGCATCGAAGGCATACAGTGCGACTTTGTCTTTTCCCACCATACCTGAGGTAAAAACACGCCCCGCAGCAACAACAGGGCAACCGATGCCATCTCCCAGTTTCTCCGACCAGATGACATTTTCCTGATCGCTGAATTTTGCCGGTAACGCGTTCTTCGCAGTGGAAACTCCCGAACAATTCGGACCGC
The Gimesia aquarii DNA segment above includes these coding regions:
- a CDS encoding PQQ-binding-like beta-propeller repeat protein, yielding MLSMRKQAVILALVTCCYSFLNETALLQAEDWPQFRGPNCSGVSTAKNALPAKFSDQENVIWSEKLGDGIGCPVVAAGRVFTSGMVGKDKVALYAFDAATGKKMWERVWKTGELLEIHKTNSFAATTPAADDERVYFYFSTLGMLAVDAETGADIWQKKLPVPYFVFKWGAGMSPTLYKDLVLFCQDDDLAPAFYAFDKATGKIVWKDDRSDQAVNYSHPVICETDKGDEIIVAGTGKLIGYDPKTGKRLWSARTLLRNIKTTPVSRDGIIYVALQSGGIANQWLASIDRWETGNSDGKVTKDEIQAFVGKVKVPEAFYKKTFDRGDLNKDGALEGKELDIAFLPPGNEAGAKFGEEPAQQFILAVKGGGRGDVTKSHLLWKHPTKHTDHIVSPLVTADRMFLVKGGGISTCYEVGKGKKLWGPKRIQNESEYFASPIFGDGKIYVAGENGKIVVLEDGPEQKILAKNDMGDSILGTPAIADGRMFVRTRSKLICVSEK